The following are from one region of the Hemitrygon akajei unplaced genomic scaffold, sHemAka1.3 Scf000100, whole genome shotgun sequence genome:
- the LOC140723110 gene encoding uncharacterized protein, with the protein MAHQQVHTGERPFTCSECGKGFTYSSQLKIHQRVHTGERPFTCSDCGKGFTQLAGLQAHQSVHSGERPFPCSDCGKGFTSSSQLKVHQRVHTGERPFNCSDCGKGFTQLANLQAHQSVHTGERPFTCSDCGKGFTSSSKLKVHQRVHTGERPFTCSDCGKGFTQLPNLQAHQSVHTGEWPFTCLECGKGFIRSSQLKVHQSVHSGERPFTCSNCGKGFTLSSQLKVHQRVHTGEKPFTCSDCGKGFTQLSGLQAHQSVHTGERPFNCSDCGKGFTQLSSLQAHQSVHTGERPFTCSDCGKGFTLSSSLLTHQSVHTGEWPFTCSDCGKGFTRSSQLKVHQRVHTGERPFTCSDCGKGFTSSSQLKVHHRVHTGERPFTCSDCGKGFTQLATLQAHHLVHTGERPFNCSDCGKGFTRSSQLKVHQRVHTGERPFTCSDCGKGFTQLAGLQAHQSVHTGERPFTCLDCGKGFTQSSQLKVHERIHTGERPFTCSDCGKGFTRSSCLLTHQSVHTGERPFSSC; encoded by the coding sequence ATggctcaccagcaagttcacactggggagaggccgttcacctgttcggaatgtgggaagggattcacctactcatcccaactgaagatacatcagcgagttcacactggggagaggccattcacctgctcagactgtgggaagggattcacacaattAGCTGgcctacaagcacaccagtctgttcactctggggagaggccgttcccctgctcagactgtgggaagggattcacttcgtcatctcagctgaaggtacatcagcgagttcacactggggagaggccgttcaactgctcagactgtgggaagggattcacacagttagctaacctacaagcacaccagtcagttcacactggggagaggccgttcacttgctcagactgtgggaagggattcacttcatcatctaaactgaaggtacatcagcgagttcacactggggagaggccattcacctgctcagactgtgggaaaggattcacacagttacctaacctacaagcacaccagtcagttcacactggagagtggccattcacctgcttagaatgtgggaaggggttcattcggtcatctcaactgaaggtacaccagtcagttcactctggagagaggccattcacctgctcaaactgtgggaagggattcactttgtcatctcaactgaaggtacatcagcgagttcacactggagagaagccattcacctgctcagactgtgggaagggattcacacagttatctggcctgcaagcacaccagtcagttcacactggggagaggccgttcaactgctcagactgtggtaagggattcacacagttatctagcctgcaagcacaccagtcagttcacactggcgagaggccattcacctgctcagactgtgggaagggattcactctgtcatcttccctactgacacaccagtcagttcacactggagagtggccattcacttgctcagattgtgggaagggattcactcggtcatctcaactgaaggtacatcagcgagttcacactggggagaggccattcacctgctcagactgtgggaagggattcacttcgtcatctcaactgaaggtccatcatcgagttcacactggggagaggccgttcacctgctcagactgtgggaagggattcacacagttagctaCTCTACAAGCACACcatttagttcacactggggagaggccgttcaactgctcagactgtgggaagggattcactcggtcatctcaactgaaggttcatcagcgagttcacactggggagaggccgttcacctgctcagactgtgggaagggattcacacagttagctggcctacaagcacaccagtcagttcacactggggaacgaccgttcacctgcttagactgtgggaagggattcactcaatcatctcaattgaaggtacatgagcgaattcacacaggggagaggccattcacctgctcagactgtgggaagggattcactcggtcatcttgcctactgacacaccagtcagttcacactggggagaggccgttctcctCCTGTTAA